From the genome of Cydia strobilella chromosome 21, ilCydStro3.1, whole genome shotgun sequence, one region includes:
- the LOC134751073 gene encoding trafficking protein particle complex subunit 12: MDNKPSLSQYFGETEVPPASQFFDEIGTSPSDMIQSVYLGESEASQPASSNLFPTNMTASFSQLKVGDEMKFGSVVPTVSGTTALPATSLPDPSTFFDTIGPEPQMAMSGIAAPNILTEAMDGLAVKDQPVDKEADRRRDAWIPNDEAKKVLLKAQSVPKGAFFPEREALTLPGVIFDEELPDSLHAVAVKYLGVSAAGRGGVTRADACRGEAGLRELLRTGCLRAAINLSATLLAQHKQGSGRCGRVPGARHSARSLQLWLARCCAMLRVRLAAHAAQEAEAFGDCGQPDMYYQFYPDQYENRTGSLVPFALRLLIAEMPSHAGQPEKALPSLYAVLAVVQQMLVNLNAGKTEDGTAILTCEQDRAESVRLWSGRETRVQHSIVNCAIALKDYRLASKIISGLQQRASTPAQKRALASALCRLWLLGGHCRAAAIHLQEARDLRQHLCPTPDVREYVDLGLLEVAQGRYKEAYENFIKANDQEPTNIMVANNLSVCLLYLGRLKEAISVLQGAINSAPERGLSEHLLLNLCTLYELESSKNMDKKLNLLRMLCKYKSDTIPNVMECLKLS, encoded by the exons atggACAATAAGCCGTCATTAAGCCAGTATTTTGGCGAGACAGAAGTACCGCCCGCCTCTCAGTTCTTTGACGAAATCGGGACGTCGCCCTCTGATATGATACAGAGCGTTTACCTGGGCGAAAGTGAAG CGAGTCAACCAGCATCATCTAATCTTTTCCCGACAAATATGACGGCCTCTTTCTCCCAGTTGAAAGTTGGCGATGAAATGAAGTTTGGGAGCGTAGTGCCCACAGTAAGTGGTACTACGGCGTTGCCGGCGACTAGTCTCCCGGACCCATCGACGTTTTTCGACACGATTGGGCCAGAGCCGCAAATGGCGATGAGTGGGATTGCTGCTCCAAATATTTTGACTGAGGCTATGGATGGTCTTGCTGTTAAG GACCAGCCTGTAGACAAGGAAGCTGACAGACGCCGAGACGCTTGGATACCAAATGATGAAGCGAAAAAGGTCTTACTTAAG gCTCAGTCGGTGCCGAAAGGAGCATTCTTCCCAGAGAGAGAAGCCCTCACGCTGCCCGGAGTCATATTTGACGAGGAATTG CCTGACTCGCTCCACGCCGTAGCGGTGAAGTACCTCGGCGTGAGCGCGGCCGGTCGCGGCGGCGTGACGCGCGCCGACGCGTGCCGCGGGGAGGCGGGGCTGCGCGAGCTGCTGCGGACCGGGTGTCTCAGAGCCGCCATTAATCTGTCCGCCACGCTGCTGGCTCAGCATAAACAAG GCTCGGGGCGCTGCGGCCGCGTCCCCGGCGCGCGGCACTCGGCGCGCTCGCTGCAGCTGTGGCTGGCGCGGTGCTGCGCGATGCTGCGCGTGCGCCtcgccgcgcacgccgcgcaGGAGGCCGAGGCCTTCGGGGACTGCGGCCAACCCGACATGTACTACCAA TTCTACCCAGATCAGTACGAAAACCGAACGGGTTCCTTAGTACCTTTCGCACTGCGACTGCTGATAGCGGAGATGCCGTCGCACGCAGGACAACCGGAAAAGGCTTTACCGAGCCTGTATGCGGTGTTGGCTGTAGTACAACAG atgTTGGTTAACCTGAACGCCGGTAAAACGGAAGACGGCACGGCCATCCTGACATGCGAGCAGGACCGCGCCGAGTCCGTACGGTTGTGGAGCGGGAGGGAAACGCGCGTGCAACATTCTATAGTCAACTGCGCTATTGCCTTAAAG gacTACCGTCTCGCCAGTAAGATCATCTCCGGTCTCCAACAGCGAGCGTCGACTCCGGCGCAGAAACGAGCGCTAGCGAGCGCTCTGTGTCGCCTGTGGCTGCTGGGGGGACACTGTagagccgccgccatacatttACAGGAGGCTAGAGACCTGAGACAGCATCT ATGTCCAACCCCCGACGTGCGAGAGTACGTGGACTTAGGCCTCCTCGAGGTCGCTCAGGGACGGTACAAGGAGGCCTACGAGAACTTTATCAAGGCGAACGACCAGGAACCCACTAATATCATG GTGGCCAACAACCTCTCTGTGTGTCTCCTCTACCTGGGTCGCCTGAAGGAAGCCATCTCCGTGCTCCAGGGCGCCATCAACTCGGCCCCGGAGCGAGGCCTCAGCGAGCACCTCCTCCTCAACCTGTGCACCCTGTATGAGTTGGAATCTTCCAAAAACATGGACAAAAAACTCAATTTACTCAGAATGCTGTGCAAATATAAGAGTGATACTATTCCTAATGTCATGGAGTGTTTAAAACTTAGTTAA